In Mobula hypostoma chromosome 13, sMobHyp1.1, whole genome shotgun sequence, the following are encoded in one genomic region:
- the LOC134355895 gene encoding fibromodulin-like: MKLIGLLLLAALLEGAAGQYTYGYFNWLARILGYSRSRQQYYGGGDPVTPMATDCPAECTCPPILPTAMYCDMRRLKYIPSIPARMKYVYLQDNQIEAVPDGAFDNATGLVWIVLQRNKISSEKMSNQVFSKLKNLERLYLGHNNLTSIPHPLPRSLRELRVAGNKISKVQSNSLEGLDNLTMLLLNDNQLEDVGSSLRDLKSLSILDLSNNHLSKVPQVLPDTVHQLYLDFNHISTIPSEYFKQFLKLQYARFSNNQLTDQGIPLNAFNVSSLIELDLSHNKLKTIPSVNENLENLYLHANRINEIKMDSFCGTMGIMNFSKIRVLRLDGNGIRHETLPDEIHHCLRQARIIDI, encoded by the exons ATGAAACTAATTGGCCTGCTGCTGCTCGCGGCCCTCTTGGAGGGTGCCGCCGGTCAGTACACCTATGGATATTTCAACTGGCTGGCACGCATTCTGGGATACTCTCGGTCACGACAACAGTACTACGGTGGGGGTGATCCTGTCACTCCGATGGCGACGGATTGCCCCGCGGAGTGTACGTGCCCTCCCATCCTGCCCACGGCCATGTACTGTGACATGCGCAGGTTAAAGTACATCCCCAGTATCCCTGCACGCATGAAGTATGTTTACCTGCAGGACAACCAGATCGAAGCTGTCCCTGACGGTGCCTTTGACAACGCCACGGGCTTGGTCTGGATCGTCCTGCAGAGGAATAAGATCTCCAGTGAAAAGATGAGCAATCAGGTCTTCTCCAAGCTGAAGAACCTCGAAAGGTTGTACTTGGGCCACAACAACTTAACCAGCATCCCCCACCCCTTGCCGAGATCGCTGAGGGAGTTGAGGGTTGCCGGCAACAAGATCTCCAAGGTCCAATCCAACAGTTTAGAAGGCCTTGACAACTTGACCATGCTGCTTCTGAATGACAACCAGCTGGAAGATGTTGGTAGCTCTCTCAGAGATCTCAAATCTCTGTCTATCCTGGACCTTAGCAACAATCATCTGAGTAAGGTTCCTCAGGTGCTTCCAGACACAGTCCATCAGCTTTACCTGGACTTCAATCACATCAGCACCATTCCCAGCGAATACTTCAAGCAGTTTCTCAAACTTCAGTATGCACGGTTCTCCAACAACCAGCTAACAGACCAGGGCATTCCTTTGAATGCCTTTAATGTGTCCAGCTTAATCGAGCTGGATCTTTCCCACAACAAACTGAAGACCATTCCCTCAGTGAATGAAAACTTGGAAAACCTCTACCTCCACGCCAACAGGATTAACG AGATCAAAATGGACAGCTTCTGTGGAACCATGGGGATCATGAACTTCTCCAAGATAAGGGTGCTCCGCCTGGATGGGAACGGCATCAGACACGAGACATTACCGGACGAAATCCATCACTGTCTCCGGCAAGCAAGAATCATAGACATTTAA